From the genome of Macrobrachium nipponense isolate FS-2020 chromosome 43, ASM1510439v2, whole genome shotgun sequence, one region includes:
- the LOC135213829 gene encoding uncharacterized protein LOC135213829: protein MYLTFSGTHLSIPRESLPPTLEFTSPSPGTHLPLLWVFSSGIPPVISWKSLPLELTFPSPGSYLPYAGKLPSLSLEPPFHWNSPPLPWDPPPSPLELTCPTLEHPTPSLGSHLPLPGTLLPLSRNSPFPNLELPSPSPWNSPFTTLVLPSPSIGTYFPTTGTPLWNSILLSWESPSHPGNPTPLSEMTSATPSPRGHLPLPFPGNPPSPIPLPHPTGTPSK, encoded by the coding sequence atgtacttaactttctCTGGAACTCACCTCTCCATCCCTCGGGAATCACTTCCCCCTACCCTGGAAttcacctccccctccccaggAACTCATCTCCCTCTACTCTGGGTCTTCTCCTCTGGAATCCCGCCAGTCATCTCTTGGAAATCACTTCCACTGGAACTCACATTTCCTTCCCCTGGATCTTACCTCCCCTACGCTGGAAAGCTTCCTTCCCTTTCGCTGGAACCCCCCTTCCATTGGaactctcctcctcttccctggGACCCCCCTCCCAGTCCCTTGGAGCTCACCTGCCCTACATTGGAACACCCTACCCCCTCTCTCGGATCTCATCTTCCCTTGCCTGGaactctcctccccctctctcggAACTCACCTTTCCCCAACCTGgaacttccctccccctccccatggAACTCACCTTTCACTACCTTGGTACTCCCCTCCCCCTCAATTGGAACTTACTTCCCCACCACTGGAACCCCACTCTGGAACTCCATCCTCCTCTCTTGGGAATCACCTTCCCACCCCGGGAACCCCACTCCCCTCTCTGAAATGACCTCCGCTACCCCTTCCCCTAGAGGTcacctccctctccccttccccggAAACCCACCTTCCCCCAtacccctcccccatcccactGGAACTCCTTCCAAGTAA